The region CGCCGGTGCCTGCGCAGGATGGTTCCCGGTGTCACCAACCGGTGCTCGCGCAGCGACCGGGGGAGTCGGCGAACCAGCGCGGCGAGCACAGCACGGTCGGCCCAGTCCAACTGCGGGCGGGGGTTGCTCCGGCGCAGCACGGCGACCCTCGTGCCGCAGCACCAGCAACTCCACGTCCTTGACCGCGGAGGACCGGCCGAGCAGAACCAGCCAGTCACCGAGTCGGGCGAAGATCAGGTACAGCAGTCGTACCGCCACACCTCACGATCATGCCCTGGAGGTCCAGCGTGCCCGATCGTCGTAGCTCAGCATCCCAGTGCAGAGTTCTGACACCCCACAGGGCGGTGGGGAACTGTCGCCAGGTCGGGCCACCACGGCGTGGTGCCGGGTCGATGCCCGCGTCGTGCAGGATCCGCCAGACCGTCGAGCAGGCGATGCGGTGGCCGAGTCGGGCCAACTCGCCCTGGATCCGCCGATGCCCCCATCGCGGGTTCTCCCTGGCGAGCCGCAGCACGAGCGTCTTTACCGCCGCTCGGGTTGGTGGGCGTCCGGTGCGTCGGCGCGCGGAGTGGCCCCACTTGCGGGCTATGAGTTTGCGGTGCCAGGCGAGCAGGGTGCCCGGCGTGACCGGGAAGACCTCCCGCCACCGGCGGCGATCCACCAGCCCGGACAGGGCGGCGAACCAGAGCCGGTCCGCGGGCTCGTAGCGGATTGGACTGGCGAGTTGCCGACGGAGTACGGCGTTCTCGTGGCGCAGGACGAGCAGTTCGGCGTTCTTCGCCGCTTGACTGCGCAGCAACACCGCCGGAACGGACAGCAGCTTCCGGGTCACCTTGTATAGCAGGGACACGATCACCCGGCCATGCTCCCGCAGACGACGGTGCCCTTGCTCTACCAGCGGCGATGACTTTTCGAGCGGCACACGTTTGGGACGGGATCTGGCTGCGTGGTGTCGTGCGATGAGGTCGCGGTGCCACCGCAGCCCCGTCTCCGGACGGACGAGCAGTCGGAGCCGATGAAGCGTGGCGACGGGAAGTCGGTGCAGCAATGCTGCGAGGAACGCTCGGTCGCTGGGGGAGAACCGCGGACGGCCCTTGCCCAGTTCGCGTTCCAGGATCGTGATGTGGTGCCGCAGCGCCAGGATCTCCACGTCCCTGTCCCGATCGCTCAAGGGCAGCTGGCGCAGCAACGCGAACGCGTGGGTCATGGCCAAGTAGGCCAGTCGGAGCAGCACAGCCGGTCATCATGCCGCGTCAGCCGACGACATTGCGGATTGCAGCCGTCCCGTGAGCGCTTGACGTCTCTTGTGCTTATACGGGCCTCGTCCCGCTCATGCTTCTCACCTGCACGGATGAGGTTGTCGGCAGGCACAAGGCTCAAATCCTGTCGTCCCGACAAGTCTGAAGAAGCTCGCTCGACCTGGATGAAAGCCCAGGTCAGCGGGCTTTCTCGTGCACTGGTGCGGCTGGCTTGCTCCTTCCCACGTCCGAACCTGTCAGCGGTTCAGCGAGGTCGCCTGATTAGTGTTGCCAGACAACGCCGTAGGACAGATTGGGGGTCAGCCCTTGGAACTGGACGTTCACCTCACCCGCGCCGTCGGCGCCGATCGGCTCCCGTGGTGCGGCGTCGTCCTCCACCTCGCTCATGCGCAACCCGTCGATCTTCCAGATGGAGGACGCCGGCTGTTTCTCGTCAAACCTTATGTGCAGGTCGAACGACCTGCACGGGAAACTAGGCGTGCAGGTGTAGAAGGGCCCCATCTCCCTGACGCCCGAGAACCGGTAGCGGACGAAGAACTCGTGCTCCCGGAGCTCGGTCAGAGGTTCGGCCAGCTCCAGGTCGAAGACGACCCTCGTCGACGAGTAGTTCAGCCGGGTGCGCAGCGTTCCTCCGCTGAGGACGACGATCTCCGGATCATTGACCGCGGAGCTGGCTTTCCAGTCGCTGGGTACCGGCACGGAGACTTCGAGGCGCAGCGCGTGCAGTTCCTTCTCGGTCGTGATGACGCGGCGCATCTCGTAGATCTCGGGTGCCTCGCGCTCGAGCACGACCCACGTGCGCAACTCCGTGGTCTGCCACGGTGTCACGGGGAGCCGCACGTCCGGCGTGGCACCGGTGGCGTCCGCGATCGCCAGCTCCGCCAGCACGCGCAGGCCGTTGTCGATGTGCCTGGTTGCCGTGCGCCCGTCGCGCTGGAGGTGGCTGGCGACCAGATCGACTCGCTCGCCGTAGAACTGGGTGCGTTTGTCCTCGGGCAGCGCGAGCGCCGTCGACACCGCGAACGAGAGGTCGTCGGGCAGTCGTGCGGCCAGTTCTGCGAGGCTTTTCGTCAAACGCGTCCGGATCTGGGCGGAGTCGGCTGTCACCAGCAGACCGAACACCGCGCGCAACTCGGGCCCTGTCCGCGTCGCTAGGTCAGGCGTGTCCAAGCCTCGGCCCTTGCGCAACGATTTGAGCTCGTTCACGAGCTTGTCGATGTCGATCTGCCTCTCCTGCCTCGTGCGAGTTCAGGCGGGAGAGTATAGCTGGAGCCCGTTCTCCAGCTAGTGTTCATGCGCAAACGGCGAAAGCGCGGGCGTACTCGCTTCCGGCGAGGTGCTCGTAGACGTAGGTGGTCGTGACCCGGTTCCAATGGTGTCCTAGCAGGACCGCGAGCCCCAGCGGCCCGATCAGGAACAGGTGCAGCGGTGTCGTGGACGAGTGCTGCCGTGCGATGTCCCTGACCGCGACGGCGAGACCGTTGGCCGCACGCGGAGTGGGCACGGAC is a window of Saccharothrix espanaensis DSM 44229 DNA encoding:
- a CDS encoding integrase catalytic subunit, whose product is MLLRLAYLAMTHAFALLRQLPLSDRDRDVEILALRHHITILERELGKGRPRFSPSDRAFLAALLHRLPVATLHRLRLLVRPETGLRWHRDLIARHHAARSRPKRVPLEKSSPLVEQGHRRLREHGRVIVSLLYKVTRKLLSVPAVLLRSQAAKNAELLVLRHENAVLRRQLASPIRYEPADRLWFAALSGLVDRRRWREVFPVTPGTLLAWHRKLIARKWGHSARRRTGRPPTRAAVKTLVLRLARENPRWGHRRIQGELARLGHRIACSTVWRILHDAGIDPAPRRGGPTWRQFPTALWGVRTLHWDAELRRSGTLDLQGMIVRCGGTTAVPDLRPTR